The Panulirus ornatus isolate Po-2019 chromosome 36, ASM3632096v1, whole genome shotgun sequence genomic sequence gggcataggaacgGGATAAGGAACCTCCTAATTTTTCTGGAGGAAAGTTCCactatttcctaatattttctaaccataaaagtgtgctgagaggtgcaactggagggatgtctgatcattatcttgtggaggctgaggtgaagatttgtatgggttttcagaaaagaagagtgaatgttggggtgaagagggtggtgagagtaagtgagcttgggaaggagacgtgtgtgaggaagtaccaggagagactgagtacagaatggaaaaaggtgagaacaatggaagtaaggggagtgggatgtatttagggaatcggtgatggattgcgcaaaagatgcttgtagcatgagaagagtgggaggtgggttgattagaaagggtagtgagtggtgggatgaagaagtaagattattagtgaaagagaagagagaggcatttggacgatttttgcagggaaaaaatgcaattaagtgggagatgtataaaagaaagagacaggaggttaagagaaaggtgcaagaggcgaaaaagagagcaaatgagagttggggtgagagagtatcattaaattttagggagaataaaaagatgctctggaaggaggtaaataaagtgcgtaagacaagtgagcaaatgggaacttcagtgaagggcgcaaatgcggaggtgatgggagccttgaagaatttttggaagttgagaacattatctcggaaagcaaaaatgggtatgtttgaaggaatagtggttccaacgatgttgtatggttgcgaggcgtgggctatggatagagttgtgcgcaggagggtggatgtgctggaaatgagatgtttgaggacaatatgtggtgtgaggtggtttgatcgagtaagtaatgtaagggtgagagagatttgtggaaataaaaagagtgtggttgagagagcaaaagagggtgttttgaaatggtttggtcacttggagagaatgagtggggaaagattgaccaagaggatatatgtgtcagaggtggagggaacgaggagaagtgggagaccaaattggaggtggaaagatggagtaaaaaagattttaagtgatcggggcctgaacatgcaggagggtgaaaggcgtgcaaggaatagagtgaattggaacgatgtggtataccggggtcgatgtgctgtcaatggattgaaccagggcatgtgaagcgtttggggtaaaccatggaaagttctggggggcctggatgtggaaaagctgtggtttcggtgcattattacatgacagctagagactgagtgtgaacaaatggggcctttggtgtttttcctagcgctacctcgcacaaatgaggggggagggggttgttattccatgtgtggcgaggtggcgatgggaacaaataaaggcagacagtatgaattatgtacatatgtatatatgtatatgtctgtgtgtgtatatatatgtgtacattgagatgtataggtatgtatattgtgcgtgtgtggacgtgtatgtatatacatgtgtatgtgggcgggttgggccattctttcgtctgtttccttgcgctacctcgcaaacgcgggagacagcgacatagcaaaataaataaataataaataaataaatctgatGCCTGTgccttttgggaactccctcaaggggatggccatggatAAAGTCTCTATGACTGGTGAATTCCAGAGCCACTTCTTATCTGTGTAGTGTCTTgtccttaacaggctactggcagagggcaactctagatagcgcagtgttttcagaggttcctacctgCTGTTCTTACCAAATACATGTAATGTGTATACCTAATGTTCTTCCATTATTTTCCACCCTACTACTTacacctaatgctccttcctattGTTCATTTTAACTCCTATCAATTacccctaccattttgccaaaagataggGATAGTGCATAGCACTTACTGCagaaatctagttatgaagactgaATTGTCTGTGTTGTCAAAAGTTGTGTGACAagtagattgtatgtttgtggaccgaATGCTGGAAGTCcagatgtgggtgaggcagaaagatataGCTGCTTGTGTTAGAGTGGTAAAACTAGACGACTATTGAAGTTTTGGCTTGTTGTGCAGCTGTGAgtaaccttcccaatacccaagcaggtagtaccagtaatttACCTACATGGTTGGTGGCCACCTACCAGTTACTACCTACCCATCTAGTTCTATGACACTTACTAGACTATTTCTACCTTTTGATAATGCAACACTAGCTGAAGATTAAGTTGGTGCTGCACTTTCCCAGTGAACACTTGTAGCCTAACTACACAACTCTCACGAAAGGCACCCAGTTTCATGTATGaagaatattttttatatttacagCATATCTTTTATTGTTAATCTTCCAGAGGATTTGTATGTTCCAGTGATTGATGGAGTTAACATGGACACAATTATGTTGGTGGATGAAGCTGGACACGTGGGTGGAAAGGTGACATTTACTGAGGATCTTAATCTTGATGGACTTTCATCTGACTCAAACGTACTGGATGGCTGCAATATAGCAGAGGTATTACAGGCTAAACACGACATTCAACACTCTTTTGTTAGGGATAGATAATCATAACCATGCTTGTGGTCACAGCATATTGGTATGCTCTTATCGGATAACTGATCAGTTAACTATTTGCATATTCCAGTAACAAAGTGTCACATGGGAACTTTCTTCTCTTTGCTGCTGCATTAAGTACAACCGATGCCAGTCACCCAGATAAAACTTCTTTTTCCTAGACTGGTGATGTAGAATGTGAATTTAATTACCTTAtatcatttgtaaaaaaaaaataatctgactTTTATCTTTGTCAGCTTCAGAATGGAGCAATCTGGAAGGATAAGGGCGATGTGACAGTTGACTTTGATGTAATTGTCGACACCTTAATAATCGAGGGAAATGTAAAAGCTAGTGCTGATATTACTGCGGTTAAGGCTGGAAATAAGGTTGATGTTAAACATTTCTTAAATTCTCTGGTCTTGAAATCATCTGATCAGAGTATTACAGGTAAGAACTTCAATATCATTATGTACATTTTGTAAGACAAGTGATATTTGAATCTTAGAAGTGGCAACTGTCCTTTGATACCAAGGATAAATATCATACCTTGGTTGTTGATATAGGGTTTGAAGAATTGTCATTATTTGTATAGAACAACTTTTGCATGAAGATCCATGTTGTGTTCAGATGTTAAGAGGCATGTTTCTTGCTGTATGCTTGATAATGTTTGGTGTCAACTGTCATGTAGTGCAAATGCTTCACAAGTGTATGGCCCCTTGATCAGAAATGAACCCACCCTTGATGAAATGAGAATATTGGAAAAATCTGCCCAAAGAGCTGGTTGTGGTGATTTGAGAAgtttttgcagaggctcctacctaatgcttgcACTGAGTACTTGTATCTAATGCTTTTGCCTAATGTCCttactgtttctacctaatgctcctgcttataTGTTCTTGCATGTCACTTCTATCAATTGTTCCTTTGATTTTGCCAGAAGGGagagctagtgcatagtgctcactgcgtGAAAATCTGGATATGAAGAATGAGATGTAAGAGTTGTGTTGTGTGCTACagattgtttgtggacagaatgcaagtAGTTCACTTGCgggtgaggctgaaagaaaagacagcttcctgggtcagaggagtttaacttgacaaccactgtagtgctggctcactaggcagccatcactaatcctcccaGTACCGAGTTGGGTAcgactggtaatatacctccctggtcattggctgcataGTAACTATTCCAACTGCATAATTGAGATAAAAATGGCTGTTGCTGTGATTTTGCTTTATGAGCTCATTACTGTTCttgtttattatctttttttagttACTTGTTAtacacaggagaaaaaaaaaggggaaggggaccCAGTAAAATTGTTTGCTGTAGGGCTTGTGCTGACACTCGGTGCCCCTGTACCTCTCTTGCACTACCATTCCTCACACAATCAAACCTCCTTGTGCTGCATTTTGTCCTtcatcttttttcagtacacCCGTCTTCTGTTCCTTTCTGTTTAGGGCCCTCAACTCTAATCCATACCATTGGGACTACTGTATCACCAAacatccatctttgcccttactaATAGTGAACTCTCCACATACTTCAAAATGCACTCTgtgcttctacacacacacacacacacacacacacacacacactgatcatttCAACAACCATACTTCCAAGAGAAAACGTTGAGAAAAGTCTGTAGAGCTAAAAGACCCCATAAACAAAAGTGTATGGGGCCAGTTGTGGATAggaaggctgtggttttggtgcattacacatgatggctagagaatggatgctagtgaatgggacctttgttcctggtgatacccagataatgcagaaaatggcaaacaaatattaaagacagacagactgatgtgGAAAAAAAACATTGTAGCATTATACATCAAACAGATTGTGATAGGAGGTGGCATCATAGCATAATCTCATTGGTACTTATAGATTGGTGCTCCCAAACACACTCCTCTATAATTTGCTCTTTCAATTAGGTGCTCCTTACACACATCACTATGGAAGTCTAATTTGTACCAGGTGCACTATCATTCTTACCGACATCACTCTGGAACTCTCTTACTCACACTCTTTAACCCATATCCACAGCTTCTCCTTTGACTGAAGTGCCATACTCTTCTTTGCCCTCACCCTCATATTTAACGCTTGAACATAACCTAACCATCCTTCCCCTTGAGGTTAGTTTccctcagagctagaacatccaggttcctcttcccAGACACTTTCTCTCTTCATAGctttcatcctggttacatccatgccCATTCATACGCCACAGTCCAAGCATTTGTTTTTGTATTGTTAccacttttagaaactgaaatgtaAGGAAGAAactgaaatgtgtggaagggagggtttccatctATCTTTGCAGCCCCTTGCTTCTCCTTTTAGTAACCTTCTATGACATTTTAGTTATGAGGGCAGTACATTTCTTGCCAATCTTTAGGGGTATAATTAGTTCTTTTAACTGCCTGAAGTATTCTGTATGGGCAGCATTtcaatgatgtatattttttcaagcTTCCTGTATCAattatggtatattttttcttcaacatcTAAGGTACATTtccttaatgatatatacattggtGTTCTTAAAGTGGATACCATCAACAATGTGAATATTGATGAGCTGTACCGTTTGGCTGTTCTTCAGAATGAAGATGTGGTATGTTGCTCTCTTCTGATCCATATGACATTTGCAAtttttgtatatgaatataaCCTAAGTGAACCATTTGATTTGACAGTACATTTGTGTTGCAGGTAATAGAATGTGACTTAAGTGTCACAAAAGGTCTAACTGTGAGGAATCTCAAGATAAATTCAACCCTTTCTGGTAGAGGCAGCAAAGGGGTGCTGGTAAATGGTGTAGATGTGTCTGAAATAAGAAACCAAGCTGTCCTGACTTCTGGTGGTTCCTCTGTTATTAGAGGTAGAAAGACATTTGTCAATGCATTCACAGCTGATCACCTTAATGCTGGTAAGCCTAGATAATCTCAGATGACATTATACATGTTCGTCATATTTTCTCTTGACAACAGCATGTCACACTTGTCTTGCTCTGTCTTCTCACCACCTCTGCTGTATATTCTTATGATATTTTGGTGAAAGGCTAT encodes the following:
- the LOC139760264 gene encoding uncharacterized protein isoform X5, which produces MTRVNGHSLDSITREFLLDGVDQNVQESWRANYMEVDVFTTRGSPIAGTISGVLSSEDLYVPVIDGVNMDTIMLVDEAGHVGGKVTFTEDLNLDGLSSDSNVLDGCNIAELQNGAIWKDKGDVTVDFDVIVDTLIIEGNVKASADITAVKAGNKVDVKHFLNSLVLKSSDQSITGNRM
- the LOC139760264 gene encoding uncharacterized protein isoform X7, whose amino-acid sequence is MEVDVFTTRGSPIAGTISGVLSSEDLYVPVIDGVNMDTIMLVDEAGHVGGKVTFTEDLNLDGLSSDSNVLDGCNIAELQNGAIWKDKGDVTVDFDVIVDTLIIEGNVKASADITAVKAGNKVDVKHFLNSLVLKSSDQSITGNRM
- the LOC139760264 gene encoding uncharacterized protein isoform X2, which gives rise to MPPRNSLALWHPQRGIKVNGHSLDSITREFLLDGVDQNVQESWRANYMEVDVFTTRGSPIAGTISGVLSSEDLYVPVIDGVNMDTIMLVDEAGHVGGKVTFTEDLNLDGLSSDSNVLDGCNIAELQNGAIWKDKGDVTVDFDVIVDTLIIEGNVKASADITAVKAGNKVDVKHFLNSLVLKSSDQSITGNRM
- the LOC139760264 gene encoding uncharacterized protein isoform X1, with product MPHRNSLALWHPQSGIKVNGHSLDSITREFLLDGVDQNVQESWRANYMEVDVFTTRGSPIAGTISGVLSSEDLYVPVIDGVNMDTIMLVDEAGHVGGKVTFTEDLNLDGLSSDSNVLDGCNIAELQNGAIWKDKGDVTVDFDVIVDTLIIEGNVKASADITAVKAGNKVDVKHFLNSLVLKSSDQSITGNRM
- the LOC139760264 gene encoding uncharacterized protein isoform X6; the protein is MIKVNGHSLDSITREFLLDGVDQNVQESWRANYMEVDVFTTRGSPIAGTISGVLSSEDLYVPVIDGVNMDTIMLVDEAGHVGGKVTFTEDLNLDGLSSDSNVLDGCNIAELQNGAIWKDKGDVTVDFDVIVDTLIIEGNVKASADITAVKAGNKVDVKHFLNSLVLKSSDQSITGNRM
- the LOC139760264 gene encoding uncharacterized protein isoform X4 produces the protein MPHRNSLALWHPQSGIKVNGHSLDSITREFLLDGVDQNVQESWRANYMEVDVFTTRGSPIAGTISGVLSSVIDGVNMDTIMLVDEAGHVGGKVTFTEDLNLDGLSSDSNVLDGCNIAELQNGAIWKDKGDVTVDFDVIVDTLIIEGNVKASADITAVKAGNKVDVKHFLNSLVLKSSDQSITGNRM
- the LOC139760264 gene encoding uncharacterized protein isoform X3, translated to MPPRNSLALWHPQSGIKVNGHSLDSITREFLLDGVDQNVQESWRANYMEVDVFTTRGSPIAGTISGVLSSEDLYVPVIDGVNMDTIMLVDEAGHVGGKVTFTEDLNLDGLSSDSNVLDGCNIAELQNGAIWKDKGDVTVDFDVIVDTLIIEGNVKASADITAVKAGNKVDVKHFLNSLVLKSSDQSITGNRM